In the genome of Pristis pectinata isolate sPriPec2 chromosome 10, sPriPec2.1.pri, whole genome shotgun sequence, one region contains:
- the pfn4 gene encoding profilin-4 isoform X2: MDKLKMGEYHDLLTQSLFATKHVQDCAIIELKNLSVITTSKGFKLDAEETQAFLNAFKQPDIIRVYGLFFRNVNYTCVRADKDSIYSKYNEEGLILVKTGMYIICATYTKGMYPSVCVEAVEKLRL, from the exons GATAAATTAAAAATGGGCGAATACCATGATTTGTTGACTCAATCCCTTTTTGCAACAAAGCACGTTCAGGACTGTGCAATCATAGAACTGAAAAATCTCTCTGTGATAACAACCTCCAAAGGATTCAAA TTGGATGCAGAGGAAACTCAAGCCTTCTTGAATGCTTTCAAGCAGCCAGACATCATTCGAGTATATGGCCTCTTCTTCAGGAATGTAAACTACACATGTGTCAGAGCAGATAAGGATTCAATATACAGTAAATAT AATGAAGAGGGCCTTATATTAGTAAAGACTGGAATGTACATAATCTGTGCCACTTACACAAAGGGGATGTATCCAAGTGTATGTGTTGAGGCAGTGGAGAAGTTAA GATTATGA
- the pfn4 gene encoding profilin-4 isoform X1, whose product MDKLKMGEYHDLLTQSLFATKHVQDCAIIELKNLSVITTSKGFKLDAEETQAFLNAFKQPDIIRVYGLFFRNVNYTCVRADKDSIYSKYNEEGLILVKTGMYIICATYTKGMYPSVCVEAVEKLSDYFKTKGK is encoded by the exons GATAAATTAAAAATGGGCGAATACCATGATTTGTTGACTCAATCCCTTTTTGCAACAAAGCACGTTCAGGACTGTGCAATCATAGAACTGAAAAATCTCTCTGTGATAACAACCTCCAAAGGATTCAAA TTGGATGCAGAGGAAACTCAAGCCTTCTTGAATGCTTTCAAGCAGCCAGACATCATTCGAGTATATGGCCTCTTCTTCAGGAATGTAAACTACACATGTGTCAGAGCAGATAAGGATTCAATATACAGTAAATAT AATGAAGAGGGCCTTATATTAGTAAAGACTGGAATGTACATAATCTGTGCCACTTACACAAAGGGGATGTATCCAAGTGTATGTGTTGAGGCAGTGGAGAAGTTAA GTGACTACTTCAAAACAAAGGGTAAATGA